A genome region from Eremothecium cymbalariae DBVPG#7215 chromosome 4, complete sequence includes the following:
- a CDS encoding ribose-phosphate diphosphokinase (similar to Ashbya gossypii AGR371C) yields the protein MSSNSIKLLAGNSHPELAEKISRRLGVPLSKVGVYHYSNKETSVTIGESIRDEDVYIVQTGTGEQEINDFLMELLIMVHACRSASARKITAVIPNFPYARQDKKDKSRATITAKLVAKMLETAGCDHVITMDLHASQIQGFFHIPVDNLYAEPNILDYIRKNIGVENTMLVAPDAGSAKRTSTLSDKLNLNFALIHKERQKANEISRMVLVGDVTGKSCIIVDDMADTCGTLVKATDTLIANGAKEVIAIVTHGIFSGSAREKLKSGKFTKIVTTNTVPVNLDLDIYDQIDISAMLAEAIRRLHNGESVSYLFNHVVV from the coding sequence ATGTCTTCGAATAGTATTAAACTTCTAGCTGGTAACTCTCATCCAGAGCTTGCAGAAAAGATATCTAGGAGACTTGGAGTGCCACTTTCCAAAGTTGGTGTGTATCATTACTCGAACAAAGAGACATCTGTGACTATTGGTGAAAGTATACgtgatgaagatgtgtATATCGTTCAGACTGGTACTGGTGAACAGGAGATAAATGATTTCCTGATGGAGTTGTTGATTATGGTTCATGCGTGTCGTTCAGCTTCAGCGAGAAAGATTACGGCCGTAATTCCCAACTTTCCTTATGCTAGACAAGATAAAAAGGACAAATCTCGAGCGACTATTACTGCAAAGTTGGTTGCTAAGATGTTGGAAACGGCGGGATGTGACCATGTGATTACGATGGATCTACATGCTTCCCAGATTCAAGGATTCTTTCATATTCCTGTTGATAATTTGTATGCTGAACCTAACATTTTAGACTATATTCGGAAGAATATTGGTGTTGAAAACACGATGCTTGTGGCACCGGATGCTGGTTCTGCGAAACGAACATCCACACTTTCAGACAAACTTAACTTGAACTTTGCATTGATCCATAAAGAGAGGCAGAAAGCTAATGAGATTTCTAGGATGGTTTTAGTAGGAGACGTAACAGGCAAGTCATGCATTATTGTAGATGATATGGCTGATACTTGTGGTACATTAGTCAAGGCAACAGATACTCTTATCGCAAATGGAGCGAAAGAAGTGATCGCCATAGTCACACATGGTATATTTTCAGGTTCTGCTAGAGAAAAACTAAAGAGCGGTAAATTTACCAAGATTGTGACTACTAACACAGTTCCAGTAAACTTAGATCTAGATATTTATGACCAGATCGACATCAGTGCTATGTTGGCTGAAGCGATTAGACGGTTACACAACGGTGAGAGTGTCTCTTACTTATTTAATCACGTTGTCGTATGA